CATATTAAAGAAACCAAATCCCTTTTCGTACGTACAGAAGATCATCCTGTCTTAAAGGAATTAGCAAATGAGGGACTTACGTGGACGTCATTTGATGATGTGTATGAAAGCCATGATCAATTCGAGGCTGTGTATGAAGAAATTGCAGAGATCTTATTTAAACAAGCGGGAAAATCGGACATTACATACGCTGTTCCGGGGCATCCTTTTGTAGCAGAACGCACGATCCAGCTATTAGTAAAGCAAGCAGAAGCGCGTCTCGTAGAGCTTCAGTTTCTTGGTGGGACTAGCTTTCTTGATTCTATGTATACGGCTCTTCAGATTGATCCGATTGAAGGCAGCCAAATTCTCGACGGCACAAGTTTTAAACGGGATGAATTCCAACTAACCCAGCACCTCATTATTGTTCAGGTGTATGACGCAATGATTGCCTCAGAAGTGAAGCTGACCTTAATGGAGAGGTTGCCTGATGAATATGAAGTCGTTGTTGCGACAGCGCTTGGCTCCTCTGAAGAAAGTTTACTACGTGTTCCGTTACATGAGCTGGATCGAGTGACAACACTAAACAACCTAACGGCAGTATACGTGCCACCTGTACAAGACGACACGTTATTAAGAGAAGAATTCTCGACTTTAAGACAGGTTATTGCTACACTTCGAGGACCAAATGGCTGCCCATGGGATAAAAAACAAACACATGAGTCGTTAAAACCTTATTTAATTGAGGAATCCTATGAGGTGCTTGATGCAATCGATCATGAAGATGACGATCATCTCGTTGAAGAGCTAGGAGATGTTCTGCTACAAGTGATGTTACATGCCCAAATTGGTGAGGATGCGGGTTGGTTTTCAATTCAAGACGTACTCGCATCCGTGACAAATAAAATGGTGCGCAGACATCCTCATGTTTTTGGAGAGGTAGTTGCTGATACCGCAGAAGAAGTCGTGAGTAACTGGGATGCGATTAAGCAGCAAGAAAAAGGGAAAAAGGATGCCGGTCGACTATCAGGT
The nucleotide sequence above comes from Alkalicoccobacillus plakortidis. Encoded proteins:
- the mazG gene encoding nucleoside triphosphate pyrophosphohydrolase, encoding MGKIYVIGLGAGDLDQMPLGLYRHIKETKSLFVRTEDHPVLKELANEGLTWTSFDDVYESHDQFEAVYEEIAEILFKQAGKSDITYAVPGHPFVAERTIQLLVKQAEARLVELQFLGGTSFLDSMYTALQIDPIEGSQILDGTSFKRDEFQLTQHLIIVQVYDAMIASEVKLTLMERLPDEYEVVVATALGSSEESLLRVPLHELDRVTTLNNLTAVYVPPVQDDTLLREEFSTLRQVIATLRGPNGCPWDKKQTHESLKPYLIEESYEVLDAIDHEDDDHLVEELGDVLLQVMLHAQIGEDAGWFSIQDVLASVTNKMVRRHPHVFGEVVADTAEEVVSNWDAIKQQEKGKKDAGRLSGIPKGLPGLMKAISLQKAAAKVGFDWTEAEPIWSKLDEELEEFKAELTHGDRQKMEQELGDVLFTLANVARFYKIDAEQAIASTNTKFQRRFEYMEDSISNNGKQMQDLRIDELEAIWKESKKYDK